In Paenibacillus phoenicis, one genomic interval encodes:
- a CDS encoding cache domain-containing sensor histidine kinase: MLLLSISVKTRIDLTPDEVIDTRARKATIKSRIILIMTVFALLIAGILSFFSYELISYFQRKTTIQATEFNLQLVSHIIDQDLNNLYTLALTSSTNSPTNQLIQDYFISPDASARDGLNAFLSMQEDFRVNRSNSYVRRLIITDHQDKFIQVDNSGSASVPLNIHNITQLPGLVPDAKEAWERVIQDPFSRSSGIPIVLPIYGERAARIGTVYLLANTSVITDKLKGYSLPEGSELLLSLGSQTYRIEGDKVQEIESPYTLLPYDQSEATGALTKLEWMEQDGERLISVSYPVREGVRLAQTLDKKQFAPQLNAWLLLMIGVSVLVLALSGFIMLYLTRTISLPVEKLRKRIDKIAQGNFFIDRNIEWNSELGDVGRGINRLSQDILTLMESRVADEKQKQELEYRMLQSQISPHFLYNTLNSIRWMATIQNATGIADMVTSLSRLLRSIAKDQRKLVPLQEELSLMNDYFLIQKYRYGGTITMEQIIDNEELLSSLVPRFTLQPLVENAIFHGIEPKGRGNITVSVAKSGYDMRITIEDNGVGMSEAQIEAILSKQEEPGSKGLFENIGLRSVHDRLRLTFGDRYGLSIESKLNEFTRMHLLLPCRKS, encoded by the coding sequence ATGTTATTGTTATCTATATCGGTTAAAACTCGCATTGATCTTACTCCGGATGAGGTGATCGACACGCGCGCAAGAAAAGCCACTATCAAAAGCCGGATCATCCTGATCATGACCGTGTTTGCCTTGCTGATCGCAGGAATTCTGTCTTTTTTCAGCTACGAGCTGATCTCGTATTTTCAACGGAAAACCACCATTCAGGCGACAGAATTTAACCTGCAACTCGTCTCTCATATCATCGATCAAGATTTAAATAACTTGTATACTTTGGCTTTGACCAGCAGTACGAACTCGCCTACCAATCAGCTGATTCAGGACTATTTTATCTCACCGGACGCCAGCGCCAGAGACGGGCTGAACGCCTTCTTATCGATGCAGGAGGATTTCCGAGTGAATCGGTCCAACAGCTACGTGCGCCGCCTGATCATCACGGATCACCAAGATAAGTTCATTCAGGTCGACAATTCTGGAAGCGCTTCAGTTCCGTTGAATATTCATAATATAACCCAGCTTCCCGGTCTGGTTCCAGATGCGAAGGAAGCTTGGGAGCGCGTGATCCAGGACCCGTTCTCCCGCTCCAGCGGCATCCCCATCGTTCTGCCAATTTACGGTGAACGGGCTGCACGCATTGGGACGGTCTATCTTCTGGCGAACACCTCCGTGATCACCGATAAGCTTAAAGGCTACAGTCTGCCGGAGGGCTCGGAATTGCTGCTCTCCCTTGGCAGCCAAACGTACCGGATCGAAGGGGACAAAGTGCAGGAAATCGAAAGCCCTTACACATTGTTGCCGTATGATCAAAGTGAAGCCACCGGGGCGCTCACCAAGCTCGAGTGGATGGAGCAGGACGGGGAACGCCTCATCTCGGTGTCCTATCCGGTGCGGGAAGGCGTCAGACTCGCCCAAACGCTGGACAAGAAGCAATTTGCTCCACAGCTCAACGCTTGGCTACTGCTGATGATTGGCGTTTCTGTGCTGGTGCTGGCATTAAGCGGATTTATTATGTTGTATTTAACCCGCACCATCAGCCTGCCCGTGGAGAAGCTGCGCAAACGGATTGATAAGATCGCGCAAGGCAATTTCTTTATCGACCGGAATATTGAATGGAACAGCGAGCTCGGGGATGTGGGACGCGGCATCAATCGGTTGTCCCAGGATATTTTGACGCTGATGGAATCTCGTGTCGCGGACGAGAAGCAGAAGCAGGAACTGGAATATCGCATGCTGCAAAGCCAGATCAGTCCTCATTTTCTCTATAATACCCTGAACTCGATAAGATGGATGGCTACGATTCAGAACGCTACGGGTATCGCAGATATGGTCACCTCCTTATCGCGGCTGCTGCGCAGCATCGCCAAAGATCAACGCAAGCTGGTTCCGCTGCAGGAAGAGCTTAGCCTGATGAATGACTATTTCCTCATTCAGAAATATCGCTACGGCGGCACGATTACAATGGAACAAATCATTGATAACGAGGAGCTCCTTTCCAGTCTGGTTCCCCGCTTTACACTGCAGCCGCTGGTGGAGAATGCGATTTTTCATGGAATCGAACCGAAGGGGCGCGGCAACATCACGGTGTCTGTGGCCAAGAGCGGGTATGACATGCGGATTACGATTGAGGATAACGGCGTGGGAATGAGTGAAGCCCAAATTGAGGCGATTTTGTCCAAGCAAGAAGAACCCGGCTCCAAAGGCCTGTTCGAAAATATCGGGCTCCGCAGCGTACACGATCGGCTGCGTCTGACCTTTGGGGATCGATACGGCCTCTCGATCGAAAGCAAGTTGAACGAATTTACGAGAATGCATTTGCTGTTGCCCTGCCGGAAGTCTTGA
- a CDS encoding ABC transporter substrate-binding protein, with the protein MRRKKVFGITLAAVLLIGLLAGCSGNNGNSGKANTTEPQTNNSASVSNETSDKPVTLKWALWDWEATAYYQPLIDAYKKDHPNVTIEYVDLGSTDYMTMLSTQLSGGADLDILTIKDIPGYVNLVKQNHLEPLKSFIDTQGIDTSLYGGTVEQIQMNGDVFALPFRSDFWVVYYNKDLFDKAGVPYPTNDMTLDQYDELARKMTSGSGSEKVYGAHYHTWRSAVQLFGILDGKNTIVDGNYQFLKPIYERILKQQDDGIVMDYATLKTSSTHYSGVFYNNSVAMMNMGSWFIATQIEKVKSGESQATNWGIVKYPHPDGVPAGTTLGTITSLAVNQKSANKDAALDFLKFVTGEEGAAVIASTGTIPAIKNDEVVSSIASMDGFPTDENSKAALTTERTYLEMPLHEKSADIEVVLNEAHDNIMTKNATIDEGLADMEKRVQEVLNN; encoded by the coding sequence ATGAGACGAAAGAAAGTATTCGGTATTACCTTGGCGGCCGTTCTTCTTATAGGTCTGCTGGCAGGTTGTTCCGGCAACAACGGAAACTCAGGCAAAGCGAATACCACAGAGCCTCAAACGAACAATTCTGCAAGCGTTTCCAATGAGACAAGCGATAAGCCGGTCACACTGAAATGGGCGCTGTGGGATTGGGAAGCCACTGCTTACTACCAGCCTTTGATCGATGCTTATAAGAAAGACCATCCGAACGTAACGATCGAATATGTTGACCTTGGCTCTACCGACTACATGACGATGCTCAGTACGCAGCTCTCCGGTGGGGCTGACCTGGATATTCTGACCATCAAGGACATCCCGGGCTACGTCAACCTGGTGAAGCAGAACCATCTGGAACCGCTGAAGAGCTTCATTGACACTCAAGGCATTGATACTTCCCTCTATGGCGGAACGGTAGAACAAATTCAAATGAACGGCGATGTGTTCGCACTGCCTTTCCGCAGTGACTTCTGGGTCGTTTACTATAACAAGGACCTGTTTGACAAAGCCGGAGTTCCTTATCCTACCAACGATATGACACTGGATCAATACGACGAGTTGGCCCGGAAAATGACGTCCGGCAGCGGCTCGGAAAAAGTATACGGCGCGCACTACCACACTTGGCGCAGTGCAGTACAGTTGTTCGGCATCCTGGACGGCAAGAACACCATCGTGGATGGAAATTATCAATTTTTGAAACCAATTTACGAACGAATTCTGAAACAGCAAGACGACGGCATCGTGATGGACTACGCTACGTTAAAAACCTCCAGCACTCACTATTCCGGCGTATTCTACAATAACTCCGTTGCGATGATGAACATGGGCAGCTGGTTTATCGCTACGCAAATTGAGAAAGTGAAGAGCGGCGAATCCCAGGCTACCAACTGGGGGATCGTGAAATATCCGCATCCGGACGGCGTACCTGCCGGAACAACGCTGGGGACCATTACTTCCCTGGCTGTAAACCAAAAGTCCGCTAACAAAGATGCCGCTTTAGATTTCTTGAAATTCGTTACCGGTGAAGAAGGTGCAGCAGTGATCGCATCCACAGGTACGATTCCGGCGATCAAGAACGATGAAGTGGTTAGCTCCATCGCTTCCATGGACGGCTTCCCGACGGACGAGAACAGCAAAGCAGCTCTCACGACCGAGAGAACTTATCTGGAAATGCCGCTGCATGAGAAGAGTGCGGACATCGAGGTCGTTCTGAACGAAGCACACGACAACATCATGACGAAAAATGCGACCATCGACGAAGGATTGGCAGATATGGAGAAACGGGTGCAAGAGGTACTTAATAACTAA
- a CDS encoding carbohydrate ABC transporter permease — MQNEPVLGTKAVKRSALSKNVKDHLVAYSFIAPNFIGFAVFTLVPMVYAFVLAFVKWDGANPMEYVGLRNFSRLLQDSTFHKAFWNTIIYTIGVVPLTMVCALALAILLNQKLFGRNFMRTVFFFPYVASLVAVAAVWNFVFSPTMGPVNNLLHAITGIPIEDLPRWAADKDWAMFTVILFTVWKNMGYYMVIYLAGLQGVNPELYEAAELDGAGPWKRFVNVTIPQLAPTTFFVLMILIINSFKVYDIFINLFAGADNQLNNSTRVLVYQIYNTAFRSLDYGYASAMAIVLFLLVLGITLIQFQGEKKYGQ, encoded by the coding sequence ATGCAGAATGAACCCGTGTTAGGAACGAAAGCAGTTAAAAGAAGCGCGTTGTCTAAGAACGTCAAAGATCATTTGGTGGCGTACAGCTTCATTGCCCCCAACTTCATTGGCTTTGCCGTGTTTACGCTGGTGCCGATGGTTTATGCGTTTGTACTCGCTTTTGTGAAATGGGACGGGGCTAACCCGATGGAGTACGTGGGATTGCGTAACTTCTCCCGGCTGTTGCAGGACAGCACCTTTCACAAGGCGTTCTGGAACACCATTATTTATACGATTGGCGTGGTGCCGTTAACGATGGTGTGTGCGCTGGCACTGGCGATCCTGCTTAATCAGAAGCTGTTTGGCCGCAACTTTATGCGGACCGTGTTCTTCTTCCCCTATGTCGCTTCACTGGTTGCCGTGGCAGCCGTTTGGAATTTCGTGTTCAGCCCCACGATGGGGCCGGTAAACAATCTGCTGCACGCGATCACCGGCATCCCCATTGAGGATTTGCCCCGTTGGGCGGCAGATAAAGATTGGGCGATGTTTACGGTCATTCTTTTTACAGTGTGGAAAAATATGGGTTACTACATGGTCATTTATTTGGCAGGTTTGCAGGGAGTAAATCCTGAGCTGTATGAAGCTGCCGAGCTGGACGGGGCGGGACCATGGAAAAGATTTGTCAACGTGACAATCCCGCAGCTGGCACCTACTACGTTCTTTGTCCTGATGATTCTGATCATCAACTCGTTTAAAGTGTACGACATCTTTATCAACTTGTTTGCCGGTGCCGATAATCAACTGAACAATTCGACCCGGGTACTTGTTTATCAAATCTACAATACCGCGTTCCGCTCGCTGGATTACGGGTACGCCAGCGCCATGGCGATCGTGCTGTTCCTGCTCGTTCTGGGGATTACACTGATTCAGTTCCAGGGCGAGAAGAAGTACGGACAATAG
- a CDS encoding carbohydrate ABC transporter permease, translating to MTGANKQVKTVAKIFAYLVLAVVVLCMLVPYAWMLSSSLKLNKDVFSFPMQWIPDAPRWQNYVEIWTRIPLGRFIYNTAKLSVIVTLLQLLTSSFAAYAFSKLRFKGRHALFLGYIATIAIPWQAYMVPQFIMMRSMGLNNTHLAIIFLQAFSAFGVFLMRQFYQGIPDELCEAARIDGLNEYGIWAKIMLPLSKPALSTLTIFTFVNTWNDFLGPMIYLTKTELKTIQIGLRMFITQYSAEYGLIMAASVISIIPVLIVFLALQKYFVQGVASSGIKG from the coding sequence ATGACAGGAGCTAACAAACAAGTCAAAACCGTTGCCAAGATTTTTGCGTACCTGGTGCTCGCGGTCGTTGTGCTATGCATGCTTGTTCCTTACGCGTGGATGCTGTCGTCCTCGCTGAAATTAAATAAGGATGTATTCTCGTTCCCGATGCAGTGGATCCCGGATGCTCCAAGATGGCAGAACTACGTGGAGATCTGGACGCGGATCCCGCTCGGCCGGTTTATATACAACACGGCGAAGCTCTCGGTGATCGTTACTTTGCTGCAACTGCTGACTTCCAGCTTTGCGGCATATGCGTTCTCGAAGCTGCGGTTCAAAGGGAGACATGCGTTGTTTCTCGGCTATATTGCGACTATTGCCATTCCGTGGCAAGCCTACATGGTTCCGCAGTTTATCATGATGCGTTCCATGGGGTTAAACAACACTCATCTTGCGATTATTTTTCTACAGGCGTTTTCGGCGTTTGGCGTGTTTTTGATGCGTCAGTTCTATCAAGGCATTCCGGATGAGCTCTGCGAAGCGGCACGGATTGACGGACTTAATGAATATGGGATCTGGGCCAAAATCATGCTTCCGCTCTCAAAGCCGGCGCTGTCCACGCTGACGATCTTCACGTTCGTCAATACGTGGAACGATTTCCTTGGGCCGATGATTTACTTGACCAAGACGGAGCTCAAAACGATCCAAATCGGCTTGCGGATGTTCATTACGCAATATTCCGCTGAATATGGGTTAATTATGGCCGCCAGCGTCATTTCGATCATTCCGGTGCTGATCGTCTTCCTCGCGCTGCAAAAATATTTTGTCCAAGGTGTGGCCTCGTCCGGCATCAAGGGGTAA
- a CDS encoding DUF2264 domain-containing protein has translation MNSLTVNAPLQTRSDMVNVLEELVHPLRPFYSEGGARLGLGKSGVSYPAAVAEMEGFSRVLWGLVPLLAGGGSSELWDVVLDGIRCGTNPDHPEYWGEVGDYDQRLVEMAVFGYALALIPEHIWEPLHPEERDRLYRWLNQMNQHPCYDCNWLFFNVLVNVGFRKAGLPYDTEQLERNLDRLDAFYLEDGWYSDGVGGHSDYYVPFAFHYYGLLYARIMEEEDPQRSQVYKERAALFADDFLAWFAPDGAALPYGRSLTYRFAQSAFWSALAYAGVDVLPMGVLKGLVLRNLRWWLSRPIRSSEGLLTVGYAYPNLVMAENYNSPGSPYWALKAFLPLALPEDHPFWTAEELPLPELPALKVQRPAHLVLARDPATGHVAAFNTGHRGTNEHTHTSAKYEKLVYSTGFGFSVPRAEWGLSQGAFDSMLALSEKGDNLYRVRRRNLDTSIQDNVLYALWKPWSDVEVRSWIVAGLPWHVRIHHIETKRPLDIAEGGFALGVETELTEWIEGTERTGLVELKEKSGEGRIAAGAASPFGASGVQSLLGFESVELIRPNANTNVLYPRTVLPTLLASLEPGVHLLASAVYGDPSPGASWQPITLDALNLAIGEREIVITTCSGNEIRIELA, from the coding sequence ATGAATAGTTTGACCGTTAATGCCCCGCTCCAAACGCGCAGCGACATGGTGAACGTGTTGGAAGAGCTGGTGCATCCCCTACGGCCGTTCTATAGTGAAGGCGGCGCCCGGCTTGGGCTTGGCAAGAGCGGGGTATCCTACCCGGCGGCTGTAGCGGAAATGGAAGGGTTCTCTCGGGTGCTGTGGGGATTAGTACCGTTGCTTGCGGGCGGCGGCAGCAGTGAGTTATGGGACGTTGTTCTGGACGGAATCCGCTGCGGCACGAACCCGGATCATCCGGAGTATTGGGGCGAGGTCGGCGATTATGATCAACGGCTCGTGGAGATGGCGGTTTTTGGCTACGCGCTGGCATTGATCCCGGAACACATTTGGGAACCGCTTCACCCGGAGGAACGTGATCGGCTGTACCGCTGGCTGAATCAGATGAACCAGCATCCTTGTTACGATTGCAATTGGTTGTTCTTTAACGTACTGGTGAATGTGGGCTTCCGCAAAGCCGGCTTGCCTTACGATACGGAGCAGCTGGAGCGGAATTTGGACCGGCTGGACGCGTTTTATCTGGAGGACGGCTGGTACAGCGACGGTGTCGGGGGACACAGCGACTATTACGTCCCGTTTGCCTTTCACTATTACGGGCTGCTCTATGCGCGTATCATGGAAGAGGAAGATCCGCAGCGTTCGCAAGTGTATAAAGAGCGGGCCGCGTTGTTCGCCGACGATTTTCTCGCTTGGTTCGCCCCAGACGGGGCAGCGCTGCCGTACGGACGCAGCTTAACCTACCGTTTCGCCCAATCCGCCTTCTGGAGCGCACTGGCTTATGCCGGTGTGGACGTGTTGCCAATGGGGGTATTAAAGGGGCTGGTGCTGCGCAATTTGCGCTGGTGGTTAAGCCGGCCCATTCGCAGTTCCGAGGGGCTGCTTACGGTGGGTTACGCTTATCCAAACCTGGTGATGGCGGAGAACTACAATTCGCCCGGTTCGCCGTATTGGGCGCTGAAAGCGTTTCTGCCGCTGGCATTGCCGGAGGACCATCCGTTCTGGACGGCGGAGGAGCTGCCGCTGCCGGAGCTGCCGGCGCTGAAGGTCCAGCGCCCGGCGCATCTTGTGCTGGCCCGCGATCCTGCGACCGGTCATGTAGCGGCCTTCAACACCGGCCATCGCGGCACGAACGAGCACACCCATACCTCGGCCAAATACGAGAAACTTGTGTATTCCACCGGGTTCGGGTTTAGTGTGCCGCGCGCGGAGTGGGGCTTGTCCCAAGGCGCGTTTGACTCCATGCTGGCGCTCAGCGAAAAGGGAGATAACCTGTACCGGGTAAGACGCCGGAACTTGGACACGTCAATTCAGGATAACGTGCTGTATGCGTTATGGAAACCTTGGTCTGACGTAGAGGTGCGCTCCTGGATCGTTGCCGGACTCCCCTGGCATGTGCGGATTCATCACATCGAGACGAAACGACCGCTCGACATCGCGGAGGGAGGATTCGCGCTGGGGGTGGAAACGGAGTTGACGGAGTGGATCGAGGGGACGGAACGGACAGGGCTGGTGGAGCTAAAAGAGAAGAGTGGAGAGGGCCGGATCGCTGCGGGAGCAGCAAGCCCCTTTGGAGCCAGCGGGGTGCAAAGCTTGCTTGGCTTCGAATCGGTCGAGCTGATTCGCCCGAACGCCAATACCAATGTTCTGTATCCTCGCACTGTTCTTCCCACGCTCCTCGCTTCCCTGGAACCGGGGGTACACCTGCTCGCGTCGGCGGTTTACGGCGATCCGTCGCCGGGAGCCTCATGGCAACCAATTACGCTTGATGCGTTAAACCTCGCGATAGGAGAGCGGGAGATCGTGATAACGACCTGCTCGGGGAACGAAATCCGTATTGAGCTGGCTTAG
- a CDS encoding heparinase II/III family protein gives MNVREGWEQLAESLIPLKADDYYPHGSGLAFWESLREAPEARAELEVIRSEGERLLKSPAEELTYSLFSLFAVQGSRLEYERVYFEKRRRLNTFAFLSLLEPESAAYEAALRDAIWAICSEFTWCLPAHVDAKRPVSETIDLFSAETGFALAELSLLLGTRLPELLRVRIAELVDERLFRPFLEKGPYHWEELTNNWSAVCAGSIGSAALLLMTEQRDYARLAQILEKTERSMSFYLQGFGEDGGCPEGLGYWNYGFGYFVYYADLLLKRSRGQRDWFNEDKVRRIAEFQQKCFLGGRLVANFSDAQPYGSVQPGLSHYLAKRYAEVEAPPALLHADYREDHCSRWAPALRNLIWRDCKAAGTAEWRDGDFVFEDAGWLISRFTTAGDTFGFAAKGGHNGESHNHNDLGHFMLAGGGAFFLSDLGCGEYTRDYFGEARYGYDCNGSQGHSVPIINGRMQQEGRERAASMIRCDTSAEACEFTLELSGAYEDENLQSFNRSWVWNKTELPSLALRDDFRFTEAPDSLTERFVSPIQPEMASPGLLRFVRGRLALELYYDPNQLEAEIKARTYRDHYGKDSIWYALDFRVKQPEAGFGVDFLFKFARQ, from the coding sequence ATGAACGTTCGCGAGGGCTGGGAGCAGCTGGCCGAAAGCCTGATCCCTTTGAAGGCTGATGATTACTATCCGCACGGCAGCGGGCTGGCGTTTTGGGAATCGCTGCGCGAGGCGCCGGAGGCCCGGGCCGAGCTTGAAGTGATCCGGAGCGAGGGGGAGCGGCTGCTGAAGTCCCCAGCGGAAGAGCTGACCTATTCGTTGTTTTCTTTATTTGCCGTTCAGGGTTCGCGGCTGGAGTATGAGCGGGTGTATTTTGAGAAGCGGCGGCGGCTGAACACCTTCGCCTTTCTGTCGCTGCTTGAACCGGAGTCGGCGGCGTACGAAGCGGCGCTGCGGGATGCCATCTGGGCGATCTGCAGCGAGTTTACCTGGTGCTTGCCCGCGCATGTGGATGCGAAGCGTCCGGTCTCGGAGACCATCGACCTGTTCTCGGCGGAGACGGGGTTTGCGCTAGCCGAGTTATCTTTGCTGCTAGGCACGCGTCTACCGGAGCTGCTGCGGGTGCGGATCGCCGAACTGGTGGATGAACGGTTGTTCCGGCCATTCCTTGAGAAAGGCCCTTACCATTGGGAGGAGCTGACGAACAACTGGTCGGCGGTTTGCGCTGGCTCGATTGGTTCGGCTGCGCTGCTGCTGATGACAGAACAGCGCGACTACGCCCGGCTGGCTCAGATTTTGGAGAAAACCGAGCGCAGCATGAGCTTCTATTTGCAAGGCTTCGGCGAGGATGGGGGTTGTCCGGAAGGGCTGGGATACTGGAACTACGGGTTTGGCTACTTTGTGTATTATGCCGACCTGCTGCTTAAGCGAAGCCGGGGGCAGCGGGATTGGTTCAACGAGGACAAGGTACGGCGAATTGCCGAGTTCCAGCAAAAATGCTTTCTGGGCGGCCGTCTGGTCGCTAACTTCTCCGACGCGCAGCCATATGGGAGCGTCCAGCCCGGGCTGTCGCATTACCTTGCGAAGCGGTACGCGGAGGTGGAAGCTCCGCCTGCCTTGCTCCATGCGGATTACCGCGAGGATCACTGCAGCCGCTGGGCGCCGGCGCTGCGCAACCTGATTTGGCGGGACTGCAAGGCGGCAGGCACGGCGGAGTGGAGAGACGGCGACTTTGTGTTTGAGGACGCCGGCTGGTTGATCTCGCGCTTTACAACCGCAGGGGATACGTTTGGTTTTGCCGCAAAAGGCGGGCACAACGGGGAATCGCATAATCACAACGACTTGGGCCATTTCATGTTGGCGGGCGGAGGCGCGTTTTTTCTGTCCGATCTCGGGTGCGGGGAATATACGCGGGATTATTTTGGCGAGGCCCGGTATGGATATGACTGTAACGGCTCGCAAGGGCATTCCGTCCCGATCATCAACGGTCGTATGCAGCAGGAGGGACGGGAAAGGGCAGCTTCGATGATTCGCTGCGACACGTCTGCGGAAGCGTGCGAGTTCACCTTGGAGCTGTCCGGCGCCTATGAGGACGAAAATCTGCAGTCCTTCAACCGAAGTTGGGTTTGGAACAAGACGGAGCTGCCTAGCTTGGCGCTTCGGGACGACTTCCGGTTTACGGAAGCGCCGGACAGTCTGACGGAGCGGTTTGTGAGCCCGATTCAGCCGGAGATGGCCAGCCCGGGGCTGCTTCGTTTCGTTCGAGGCCGGCTGGCGCTGGAGCTGTATTACGACCCGAATCAGCTGGAGGCGGAGATTAAGGCACGAACCTACCGGGATCATTATGGGAAGGATTCGATATGGTACGCGTTGGATTTTCGGGTTAAGCAGCCGGAAGCGGGATTTGGCGTTGACTTTCTTTTCAAATTCGCCCGGCAATAA
- a CDS encoding glycoside hydrolase family 88 protein, with protein MGNERAWVEEAWTKSLDKTLRNTARIGSGFPHASKGGVYDLAEPAWWTAGFWPGLLWLLYEGSGREELKALAQECETKLDEVLDGYVRLDHDLGFMWTLTSIASYKLTGSETSRIRALKAANYLAARFNLKGRYIRAWNPWKEGERNEGWAIIDCCMNLPLLFWASRESGDPRFAHVAEAHLDTVLHHFVRDDGSVYHIVVFDPVTGERVGPQGGQGYAPESAWSRGAAWAIYGLTLGFHHTGKPEYLSAAKRAADFFLSQLPDDQVPAWDFRAPEELRELRDSSAGACAASGLLLLAEKLGGEGTAATKYREAGERILESLYDNYGAWDDPAEEGLILHGTSNYPQGTNIDVPLIYGDYFFVEGLARLKGGGPTYWE; from the coding sequence ATGGGAAACGAAAGGGCATGGGTGGAAGAGGCCTGGACGAAGTCGCTGGACAAAACGCTGCGGAACACGGCGAGAATTGGCTCCGGGTTTCCGCACGCCAGCAAAGGCGGGGTTTATGATCTGGCTGAGCCGGCCTGGTGGACAGCGGGCTTCTGGCCGGGTTTGCTGTGGCTGCTGTATGAGGGAAGCGGCCGGGAGGAATTGAAAGCGCTGGCACAAGAATGCGAGACCAAGCTGGATGAGGTGCTGGACGGCTACGTGCGGCTTGATCACGATCTGGGGTTTATGTGGACGCTGACCAGCATCGCTTCCTATAAGCTGACGGGGAGTGAAACCTCGCGCATTCGGGCGCTGAAGGCTGCGAACTATTTGGCGGCCCGCTTTAATCTGAAGGGGCGCTATATTCGGGCCTGGAATCCGTGGAAGGAAGGGGAGCGGAATGAAGGCTGGGCGATCATCGATTGCTGCATGAACCTGCCGCTGTTGTTCTGGGCGTCCCGGGAGAGCGGCGATCCCCGATTCGCGCATGTCGCTGAAGCGCATTTGGACACCGTGCTCCATCATTTTGTTCGCGACGACGGCTCGGTCTATCATATCGTGGTCTTTGACCCGGTCACAGGCGAGCGGGTTGGGCCGCAAGGCGGCCAAGGCTACGCGCCGGAGTCGGCCTGGTCGCGCGGGGCTGCCTGGGCGATCTACGGCTTGACGCTGGGCTTCCACCACACCGGTAAGCCGGAGTATCTGTCCGCCGCGAAGCGGGCGGCGGATTTCTTCCTGAGCCAGCTGCCGGACGATCAGGTGCCGGCTTGGGATTTCCGCGCGCCGGAAGAGCTGCGCGAGCTGCGGGACTCGTCCGCCGGTGCCTGCGCGGCCAGCGGGCTGTTGCTGCTGGCGGAGAAGCTTGGCGGCGAAGGAACGGCCGCTACCAAGTACCGCGAAGCCGGCGAACGCATTCTGGAGTCGCTGTACGACAACTACGGCGCGTGGGACGACCCGGCGGAAGAGGGGCTGATCCTGCACGGGACGAGCAACTACCCGCAGGGGACGAACATCGACGTTCCGCTGATTTACGGCGATTATTTCTTTGTGGAAGGGCTCGCCCGGCTGAAGGGCGGCGGGCCGACGTATTGGGAATGA
- a CDS encoding ArsR/SmtB family transcription factor, which produces MKLDLSEQSLPVYEALASPVRLHILRLLANRPMNIKELAAAVGLSSAIMTMHVRKLSECGLVATHMAPGKSGLQKICSLAVSGAEIQFPAQAAAERKSYRVEIPVGHYSDFHIEPTCGIATTDKIIGSFDDPRYFWDPERIHAAILWFGTGYIEYKTPNYLLSSQKPEELVFTMEIASEAPGTKDDYPSDITFTLNGKLLGTWTSPGDYGEQPGKYTPEWWPRQANQYGLLKRLRITADGTYMDGLKMSDVTLHDIDIRQKQWTLRLSVEPDARYPGGLTLFGKGFGNYGEHPSAEVFYVEK; this is translated from the coding sequence ATGAAACTTGATTTATCTGAACAATCGCTGCCCGTGTATGAGGCGCTGGCGAGCCCGGTTCGTCTGCACATTCTGCGTCTGTTAGCCAACCGCCCGATGAACATTAAGGAGTTAGCCGCTGCGGTCGGGCTGTCCAGCGCGATCATGACCATGCATGTGCGCAAGCTGTCTGAATGCGGACTAGTCGCCACCCATATGGCACCCGGCAAGAGCGGCCTGCAGAAGATTTGCTCGCTTGCTGTCTCCGGCGCAGAAATCCAGTTTCCGGCGCAGGCGGCAGCCGAGCGCAAGAGCTACCGGGTTGAAATTCCGGTAGGCCATTACTCCGATTTTCACATCGAGCCAACCTGTGGCATCGCAACGACCGACAAGATCATCGGAAGCTTTGACGATCCCCGGTACTTCTGGGACCCGGAACGGATTCATGCTGCGATTCTATGGTTTGGTACGGGATATATCGAATACAAAACCCCCAATTACTTGCTGTCCTCCCAGAAGCCCGAGGAGCTGGTCTTTACGATGGAAATCGCGTCCGAAGCCCCGGGAACGAAGGACGATTATCCATCGGATATTACGTTTACCTTAAACGGCAAGCTTTTGGGCACCTGGACGAGCCCTGGCGATTACGGGGAGCAGCCGGGAAAATATACCCCGGAGTGGTGGCCAAGACAAGCGAATCAATATGGGCTGCTGAAACGGCTGCGCATTACGGCAGACGGTACGTACATGGACGGCTTGAAGATGTCCGACGTCACCCTTCACGACATTGACATTCGGCAGAAGCAATGGACGCTCCGCTTATCCGTGGAGCCGGACGCCCGTTATCCGGGCGGCTTGACGTTGTTTGGCAAGGGCTTTGGCAATTATGGTGAGCATCCAAGCGCGGAAGTGTTTTATGTAGAGAAATAG